Within the Luteimonas sp. JM171 genome, the region GGACGAGGACCAGATCGCCTCCTTCAGCCGTACAGTGAGCCCGGCCCGCAACGCCACCGCCGTGCCGCCGTGGATCCTGTTGCACATGCGCGATGCGGCCGCCGTCCGGCTGATGCTCGGGGACCCGGGCTGGGAACCGCTTGATTGCGCCGCCGGGCCCGCCCGCCTCGTCAGCGACTACCTGCGCGACCACGACGGCCTGGTCCCGGACCGCCTCCCGGTCCTGGGCCGGCTGGACGATTCGATTGTGGTCGAAGCCGCCTGGCCGCACATCGGCGCCGAGGTGCTGGACTACCTGGATTACCGCCGCCTGCGCAGGCTGGAAGCTTCCCTGCGCGGATGCGACGAGCGCGGTTTCCGGTTCAGCCGCGCCGACTGGGAGGAAGCCCGGCAGGCCGAGGCCGCGCTGGTCCGGCACCTGCGGGAAGTGGGTACCCGCAGCTACCTGCCGGCAGCTGGCGGGCCCGGCCGGTTCCGCATCAACTGACGTGCGCGCAACGCCAGCGGGCGCGCCACGGAAGGCGCGCCCGCCCTGCTGTCAAGCCTTGTCCCCGCCTGCCCCGCCGCCTACGCTGCATGGGCCGTGTCCGCCCGCTTTGTACACCTCCACCTGCGCAGCGAGTATTCGCTGGTTGATTCGACGATCCGCATCCCGCAGCTCGTCGATCGCTGCGTTGCGCTGGGCCAGCCGGCGGTGGCGGTCACCGACCGCAACAACCTGTTCGCGCTGGTGGAGTCCCATGCCCGGGCCGAAGCGGCCGGGGTGAAGCCGCTGGCAGGCGCCGACGTCATGGTGGCCAGCGGCAGCGAACCGGCCTGGCCGGTGACCCTGCTGTGCCGCAACCACAATGGCTACCTCACCCTCTCGCGCCTGCTCAGCCGCGCGTGGCTGGAAGGGCACCGCCAGGATGGCGTGGTGGTGCGCCCGGAATGGCTGCTGGAGCACAGCGCCGACCTGTTCGCGCTGGTGGGACGGCATACCGAAGCCGGACGGCTGGCGGCCGCCGGCAAGCACGAGCTGGCGCTGCAATGGCTGGGTGACTGGCAGCGCGCATTCGATGACCGCCTGCACCTGGAGCTGACCCGCACCAACCGCGACGGCGAAGCGCAGTTCAACGACTTCGCGCTGCATGCCGCCAGCGAACGCGGGATCCCGGTGGTGGCCAGCAACGACGTGCGGTTCCTGGAACGGCAGGGCTTCGACGCGCACGAGGCGCGGGTGTGCATTGCCAGCGGCCGGGTGCTGGATGACCCGCGACGGCCGCGCAGCTACAGCGCCGAGCAGTACCTCAAGTCCGCCGAGGAGATGGCCGAGCTGTTCGCGGATGTCCCCGACGCCCTCGATAACACCGTGGCCCTGGCCCAGCGCTGCAACTTCGAGCTGAGCCTGGGCAAGTACTACCTGCCGGCCTTCCCGGTCCCGGACGACCACACCCTGGACAGCTGGATCCGCAGCGAGTCGTGCCGCGGCCTGGAAGAGCGGCTTGAGAAGCACCCCCTGGCGGAAGGACACACCCGCGAGAGCTATTTCGAGCGCCTGGACACCGAGCTGGACGTCATCGTCAAGATGGGGTTCCCGGGCTACTTCCTGATCGTCGCGGACTTCATCAACTGGGCCAAGGAACAGGGCATCCCGGTGGGCCCGGGGCGCGGCTCGGGCGCCGGCTCGCTGGTGGCCTGGGCGCTGGGCATCACCGATCTGGACCCGCTGCCCTACGACCTGCTGTTCGAGCGCTTCCTCAACCCCGAGCGGGTGTCGATGCCGGACTTCGACATCGACTTCTGCATGGACCGGCGCGACGAGGTGATCGAATACGTCGCCCGCAAGTACGGGCGCGACCGGGTCAGCCAGATCATCACCTACGGCACCATGGCCGCCAAGGCGGTGGTGCGCGACGTCGGCCGGGTGCTGGGCTACCCGTACGGGATGGTGGACGGCATCGCCAAGCTGGTGCCGATGACCCTCGGGGTGTCGCTGTCGGATGCGCTGGGCCGCACCGAGAAGGGCCGCAAGGACGAGAACTGGCGTTCGGACGAGCTGATCGCGCGCTACAACGACGAGGAGGACGTGCGCGACCTGCTCGACCTGGCGCTGCAGCTCGAGAACCTGACCCGCAACGCCGGCAAGCACGCCGGCGGCGTGGTGATCGCGCCGCGCCCGCTGAGCGACTTCTGCCCGCTGTTCGCCGAACACGACGAAGGCGGGCGCGGCAAGAACCCGGTCACCCAGTTCGACAAGGACGACGTGGAAGCGGTGGGCCTGGTGAAGTTCGACTTCCTCGGCCTGCGCACGCTGACCATCATCGACTGGGCGGTGAAGGCCATCAACAGGCGCCGCAAGGCCGGGGGCGAGGCGCCGCTGGACATCTCCGCGCTCGCCCTGGATGACAAGGCCACCTACGAACTGTTCGCCCGCGGCGACACGGTGGCGGTGTTCCAGTTCGAGTCGCGCGGCATGCGCGAGCTGCTCAAGCGCGCGAAACCGGACACGTTCGAGGACATCATCGCCCTGGCGGCGCTGTTCCGGCCCGGCCCCCTCAACTCGGGGATGGACAAGGACTGGGTGGACCGCAAGCACGGCAACGCCGAGGTCACCTACCCGCACCCGAAGCTGGAGCCGGTGCTGGCGCCCACCTACGGCGTGATTGTCTACCAGGAACAGGTGATGCAGATCGCCCAGGTCCTGGCCGGCTATTCGCTGGGCGGCGCCGACCTGCTGCGCCGGGCAATGGGCAAGAAGAAGCCCGAGGAGATGGCCAAGGAGCGGGCCAAGTTCGAGGCCGGCGCCGCGCAGAACGGGGTCGATCCGAAGGTCGCCACCTCGATCTTCGACCTGATGGAACAGTTCGCCGAGTACGGCTTCAACAAGTCGCACTCGGCCGCCTACGCGCTGGTGGCCTACCAGACCGCATGGCTGAAGACGCACTACCCGGCCGAATTCATGGCCGCGGTGCTGTCGTCGGACATGGACAACACCGACAAGGTGGTGGGTTTCCTGGACGAGGCGCGGGCGCTGGGGCTGACCGTGCTGCCGCCGGACGTGAACGCTTCGAGCTTCATGTTCGAGGCGATCGACCCGCAGACCATCCGCTACGGCCTGGGCGCGGTGAAGGGCGTGGGCCGCGGCGCCTGCGAGGCCATCGCCTCCGAGCGCGCCAACGGCGGGCCCTATGCGGACCTGCTGGACTTCTGCAACCGGGTCGACGCGGGTCGCATGAACCGCCGGACCATGGAAGCGCTGACCCTCTCGGGCGCGCTTGACGGCCTGGGCAGCAACCGCGCCTCGCTCATGCTGCAGCTCCCGCACGCGATGAAGGCGACCGAACAGCTGGCGCGCGAGCGCAGCGCCGGGCAGGTGTCCCTGTTCGGCGGCGGCGACGCGGCCCCGGCGCTGGAGATCGAGCTGCCGGAGACCGCGCCGTGGCCGCTGGCGCAGACGCTCTCGGGCGAACGCGAAACCCTGGGGCATTACCTCAGCGGCCATCCCATCGATCCGTACCGCCAGGACCTGGAAGCGCTGGTGGGGAATGACCTGGGGCGGCTGGATGCGCTGTGGGCTTCGGCATCGGGCGGCGAGTCGCGCGGCGGCTGGCGGCAGGAAGCCAAGGTGGTGATCGCGGGCCTGGTGACGGCAATGCGCCGCCGCGGCGACTCCCAGGCCTTCGTGCAGCTGGAGGATGGCCGCGGCCGCATCGAATGCGCCTTCTTCTCGGAGGCCTTCCAGGAATACGCGCCGCTCCTCACCCGCGACCGGATCCTGATCGTCGAGGGCGGGCTGCGCGAGGACGAGTTCAGCGGGGGCTTCTCCCTGCGTGCCCGCCGCTGCTGGGATTTCCAGCAGGTCTGCCCGGACCTGGCGCGCGGGATGCGGCTGCGGCTGGACCTGCGCGATCGCGGCCTGCTGGAGCGGGTGGAGCAGATGCTCGAAGAGCGCCGTCCGGGCAGCACCCCCTTGCGCTACGAACTGCTGCTGGCCTCCGGCGCCCGCGGCGCGCTCGACCTCAACGGCCAGTCCAGCGTGCGCGTGGACGCCGAGCTGCCCGGGCTGCTGCGCGCCGACCCGGGCGTGCGCGAGGTGGAACTTCAGCTCGAGCGTCCCTGGACCAGCTGACCCCGCCTCCGGCCGGCTCCTCCCGAACCTGCCCCGCTAGCCCTTGCTTCCACCGGCGTGCTCATCGAGCACCGGCTGCACCCGCTCGTCCCAGAATTTGCGCACCGCCTTGGTGAGCGCCTCGCGGCCGGCATCGTTGACGATCACCGCGTCGGCGATCTCCCGGTATTCGGCGTCCGAAGGCTGGGCGTCTATCCGCTCCCAGGCCTCCTCGCGGGTCATGCCGCGCACGTTGACCAGCCGCTCCACGCGTACCTCGGCAGGCGCCTCCACCACCAGCACCAGGTCCAGCCCGGCCCGCGGCTGGTCGGTCTCCGCCAGCATCGGCATGTCGGCCACCACCACCGCGTCCGGCCCCGCCTGCGCTGCGAGCCGCGAGAACTCGGCGCGCACGCGCGGGTGGATGATCTGGTTGAGCCGGGCCCGCGCGGTATCGTTGCCCGAAACCAGCCTGCCCAGCGCGGCACGGTCGACGTTCCCGCCGGGGGCGATCACCTCATCGCCGAACAGCTCCCTGATCTCCGCGACCGCGTCGGTGCCCGGACCGATCAGACGTGCGACCAGTTCGTCGGCGCTGATCACCACCGCCCCAAGCGCGCGCAGGTCCTCGGCCGCAAGCGTACGGCCGGAACCGATCCCCCCCGTCAGCCCGATGGTCAGCAGCGCCGCGCCGTCGCGGAGCTGCCGGCCCAGACGGGTGGCCGGCGGATGGGTGTCGTGCTCGGGCTCCGTGCCCGGCTCGTACTCGGGCCGGATCACGTACTCGGCCATGTCGTGCTCGTCCTCGCGGGCCCGGCGCCTGTACTCCTCCACCGGCAGCACCTGCTTCCATTGCCGGGTGCGCAGCGGCTTGAGCGTCCCCGCGTCCTCGCGCAGCGCGCGCAGCAGCAGCAGGCACAGACCCATCACCAGCAGCATCACCGGCGCACCGATGACGATGATGACTTCCTGCAGCGCGGCCAGCCCGTGT harbors:
- the dnaE gene encoding DNA polymerase III subunit alpha; the encoded protein is MSARFVHLHLRSEYSLVDSTIRIPQLVDRCVALGQPAVAVTDRNNLFALVESHARAEAAGVKPLAGADVMVASGSEPAWPVTLLCRNHNGYLTLSRLLSRAWLEGHRQDGVVVRPEWLLEHSADLFALVGRHTEAGRLAAAGKHELALQWLGDWQRAFDDRLHLELTRTNRDGEAQFNDFALHAASERGIPVVASNDVRFLERQGFDAHEARVCIASGRVLDDPRRPRSYSAEQYLKSAEEMAELFADVPDALDNTVALAQRCNFELSLGKYYLPAFPVPDDHTLDSWIRSESCRGLEERLEKHPLAEGHTRESYFERLDTELDVIVKMGFPGYFLIVADFINWAKEQGIPVGPGRGSGAGSLVAWALGITDLDPLPYDLLFERFLNPERVSMPDFDIDFCMDRRDEVIEYVARKYGRDRVSQIITYGTMAAKAVVRDVGRVLGYPYGMVDGIAKLVPMTLGVSLSDALGRTEKGRKDENWRSDELIARYNDEEDVRDLLDLALQLENLTRNAGKHAGGVVIAPRPLSDFCPLFAEHDEGGRGKNPVTQFDKDDVEAVGLVKFDFLGLRTLTIIDWAVKAINRRRKAGGEAPLDISALALDDKATYELFARGDTVAVFQFESRGMRELLKRAKPDTFEDIIALAALFRPGPLNSGMDKDWVDRKHGNAEVTYPHPKLEPVLAPTYGVIVYQEQVMQIAQVLAGYSLGGADLLRRAMGKKKPEEMAKERAKFEAGAAQNGVDPKVATSIFDLMEQFAEYGFNKSHSAAYALVAYQTAWLKTHYPAEFMAAVLSSDMDNTDKVVGFLDEARALGLTVLPPDVNASSFMFEAIDPQTIRYGLGAVKGVGRGACEAIASERANGGPYADLLDFCNRVDAGRMNRRTMEALTLSGALDGLGSNRASLMLQLPHAMKATEQLARERSAGQVSLFGGGDAAPALEIELPETAPWPLAQTLSGERETLGHYLSGHPIDPYRQDLEALVGNDLGRLDALWASASGGESRGGWRQEAKVVIAGLVTAMRRRGDSQAFVQLEDGRGRIECAFFSEAFQEYAPLLTRDRILIVEGGLREDEFSGGFSLRARRCWDFQQVCPDLARGMRLRLDLRDRGLLERVEQMLEERRPGSTPLRYELLLASGARGALDLNGQSSVRVDAELPGLLRADPGVREVELQLERPWTS